The stretch of DNA TGGGCGCGCAGCCCGCCGTGGTGCACATCGGCATCGCTCCCGCCTTGAACGAGCGGCTGCGGAACCTGCTCAAGGAGTTCGAAGCCGCCCAGCGGTTCGAGGTGCGCCGCTGGCCGGGCGGCAGCCTGGACCTGGCCGGTCAGGTGCGCCGCCAGGAACTGGAGCTGGCGCTGGTGCACCTGCCGGTGCACGTGGCGGACGTGCAGGTCCGGGAGGTCATGCGGGAACCGGTGGGCGCGGTGCTGCCCGCCGCGGAGTTCGCGGGGCGCAGCTCGGTGTCGCTGGCCGAGTTGGCCGACCACGTCTTCGTGCGCCCGGGTTCGGGCATGAACCCCACGTACTTCGAGCAGCTCGAGGTGCGGATGGCCGCTGCCGGGGTGCACCGCTGGACGACGTTGAACTCGCTGGACTACTCGGGCACCGCGGAGTTCGTGGCCAGCGGCGGCGCGTTCGCGGTCACCATCCTCGGCAGCGGCGAGTCCTTGAGCGGCCCGCGCCGGGACGACGTGGTGGCGCTGCCGTTCGCCGATTTCGAACCGGCGCTGTCCACCGGGCTGATCTACCGCTGCGACCGGGCCGCACCCGGCGGTGACCTGCACGAACTGCTCACCGAAGCGATCGCGGCGCTGGGCTGACGCGCGCCCGGCGGTGTGCTGCCGGACGGCCCCGGGTATTTCGAGGTGGCGGGCGTCCACGAACACCGGGCGGTGCAGCGGAAATCCGCGACCGCCGAGCTACCCGCTGAAATACCGCGTCCCGCTGGACCGCTGCGGTCACGCCGTCGTTCTCCGATCGGGCGCACCGATCGATTGCCGCTGCGCGCGACCCGCTCCTAATGTCGTTAGTGAAGCAAACGAAATCACCTCGTCCGGGAGTGCCCTGCATGAACGCCCCTGCCACCACCGCGACCTCGGGCCGGGAGGGCCCGCTGGCCGGGGTGCGCGTCATCGACATGTCCACTGTGGTCATGGGGCCGTACGCGGCCCAGATCCTCGGCGACCTCGGTGCCGACGTCATCAAGATCGAGTCACCGAAGGACACCGTGCGCAACAGCACGCAATACCGGAACACACCGGGCATGACACCGCTGCACCTCAACGTGAACCGGAACAAGCGCAGCGTGTCGCTGAACCTCAAGGACGAGGCCGGCCACGATCAAGCGCTGCGGCTCATCAGCGGCGCCGACATCCTGATCACGAACATGCGGATCGGTGCGCTGCGCCGCCTCGGGATGGACTACGACAGCCTCGCGGCCGAGCACCCGCACCTGATCTACGCGCACGCGCAGGGATTCCGCCCCGATTCCGAACGCGCCGACCTCGCCGCCTACGACGAGACCGTGCAGGCCGCCTCCGGCTTGCTCGACCTGGCCGAGCGCGCCGGGGACATCGGCTCGCCCGCGGTGCTGCCGAGCATCTTCGGCGACAAGGTCGCCGCGCTGACCATCGCCTACAGCACGCTGGCCGCGCTGCACCACCAGCGCGCCACCGGGCAGGGGCAGCTCGTCGAGGTCCCGATGACCGACACGCTGCTGGCGTTCAACATGGTCGAGCACTTGCAGGGAGCGGTGTTCGAGCCGCCGATGAGCGGCACCGGTTTCCCGCTGTCGATGAACAAGGGGCACCGGGCGCGGCCCACCAAGGACGGCCAGGTCATGATCATGCCGTACACCCCGCAGAACTGCCGGGACCTCTTCCGCGCCGGTGGCCACCCGGAACTGGCCGAGGATCCGCGGGTCAACGGCGAGGTGCTGGACGCCCGCGCGCACGGCGCGGCGATCGCCGAGCTGATCGAGTCGGTCACGCCGAACCTGACCACCGACGAGTGGATCGAGGTGTGCACCAAGAACAGCATCCCGGTCGGCCCGGTGCTCAAGCTGGACGAAGCCGCCGAGGACCCCTACGTCCGGCAAGGACACCTGCTGGACCTCGGTGAGCACCCCAGCGAGGGCTCCTACCGCGTCGTCGGGGTGCCGATGAACTTCTCCGCGACGCCCGCCTCGGTGCGCGAGCACGCGCCGATTCCCGGCCAGCACACCGACGAAGTCCTCGACGAGCTGGGCCAGGGAGGTCAGCGGTGAAGCGTGACGAAGTTCTGCGCAGCTTCACCACCCCGCTCGGCGCCCCTGCGTACGCACCCACCGCGGCCCGGTTCACCGACCGCGAGTACCTCAACGTCGTGTACCGGACCGACCCGGACGCGCTGCGGGCGGTGGTGCCGGAGCCGCTGGAGTTCGACGAGCCGCTGGTGCGCTTCGAGATCATGAAGATGGGCGAGGTGACCTCGTTCGGCCCGTACGTCGAGTCCGGGCAGGCGATCCCGGTGCGGCACGGCTCCGAGCACGGCGAGTACCTGCACGCCATGTACCTGAACAACTTCCCCGCCACCGCCGCGGGACGGGAGCTCAGCGCCTACCCGAAGGTGATGGGTTCGCCTGCGCTGTTCGCCGACCACGCCGCTCTGGTGGGCACGTTGGACTACGGCTCGCAACGGGTGGCGACCGCGACGATGGGCTACAAGCACCACGCGCTGGACCTGGATGCGGCGAAGGCGCAGATCACGGTGCCCACGTTCATGCTCAAGCTGGTCCCCGGCTACGACGCCGCGCCGCGGATCGCCGAGCTGGTGCGCACCCAGATCACCGACATCGTGGTCAAGGAGGCCTACACCGGCCCGGCTCGGCTGCAGCTGTTCGAGCACGCGC from Saccharopolyspora sp. SCSIO 74807 encodes:
- a CDS encoding LysR family transcriptional regulator encodes the protein MEVFHLRYFAAVAENLSFSRAARELHMAVSPLSRRVRDLERELDVRLFERDSHNVALTPAGSALLPLAREALARFDEIPRRLRQELGAQPAVVHIGIAPALNERLRNLLKEFEAAQRFEVRRWPGGSLDLAGQVRRQELELALVHLPVHVADVQVREVMREPVGAVLPAAEFAGRSSVSLAELADHVFVRPGSGMNPTYFEQLEVRMAAAGVHRWTTLNSLDYSGTAEFVASGGAFAVTILGSGESLSGPRRDDVVALPFADFEPALSTGLIYRCDRAAPGGDLHELLTEAIAALG
- a CDS encoding CaiB/BaiF CoA-transferase family protein, which encodes MNAPATTATSGREGPLAGVRVIDMSTVVMGPYAAQILGDLGADVIKIESPKDTVRNSTQYRNTPGMTPLHLNVNRNKRSVSLNLKDEAGHDQALRLISGADILITNMRIGALRRLGMDYDSLAAEHPHLIYAHAQGFRPDSERADLAAYDETVQAASGLLDLAERAGDIGSPAVLPSIFGDKVAALTIAYSTLAALHHQRATGQGQLVEVPMTDTLLAFNMVEHLQGAVFEPPMSGTGFPLSMNKGHRARPTKDGQVMIMPYTPQNCRDLFRAGGHPELAEDPRVNGEVLDARAHGAAIAELIESVTPNLTTDEWIEVCTKNSIPVGPVLKLDEAAEDPYVRQGHLLDLGEHPSEGSYRVVGVPMNFSATPASVREHAPIPGQHTDEVLDELGQGGQR
- a CDS encoding acetoacetate decarboxylase, with the translated sequence MKRDEVLRSFTTPLGAPAYAPTAARFTDREYLNVVYRTDPDALRAVVPEPLEFDEPLVRFEIMKMGEVTSFGPYVESGQAIPVRHGSEHGEYLHAMYLNNFPATAAGRELSAYPKVMGSPALFADHAALVGTLDYGSQRVATATMGYKHHALDLDAAKAQITVPTFMLKLVPGYDAAPRIAELVRTQITDIVVKEAYTGPARLQLFEHALAPLADLPVREVVSASHIVTDLTLGPARPVHDYLAE